One genomic window of Cannabis sativa cultivar Pink pepper isolate KNU-18-1 chromosome 2, ASM2916894v1, whole genome shotgun sequence includes the following:
- the LOC115720392 gene encoding uncharacterized protein LOC115720392, which produces MANLPTDPGLRAPISDYNPNIQDEIRRHYLQQGPCKPRSHNFPPTFFGKQKRWFNIAWFDQFPTWLEYNISKNSVFCLYCYIFKPNNGKQGGGQTFVSKGFSNWKDKKRFIIRVGDHNSDHYQSYKKCEDLMNEKQQIQHIFSKKNNNDLNSYYVRLTASVDSIRFLLRQGLAFRGHDESQNSTNQGNFLELLTFLVDHNEEIRAVALKNAPENLKLTSPKIQKDIVNASIKEQMVVMFRYVDKKGYVIERFIGIEHVPNTTVVSLKIAIDKLFSKHGLSISRLRGQEYDGASNMSGEFNGLKSIIMKKIECAFFVHCFAHQLQLALMGVAKKHDLIGTFLTVVSNVVNIVGASSMRRDILREKQAAKVIEALKSGQLSSGKGLNQDNGIKRPCETRWGSHFRTLVSFTIMFSSITDVLEEIANDSLNSDQKYEASIMLQVVQTYDFVFSLNSVKNILGITNELSQVLERGDQDIVNAMDLVRVCKKQLQMMRDNGWNSLMEEVSDFCVEMNIDVLNMDNMYCAQGKSRPKAPKLTNFHFFRIDYFNTVIDLQLQELNSRFNEANTELLLCLACLSPNNSFSAFDKGKLIRLAQLYPHDFSTTDLKMLECQLQTYVEDIRSHVAFLELKGIADLSKRLYLLIKLALTLPVATALVERAFSAMNIVKNQMRNKMGDQWLNDSLTVHLEKDVFNAIDNELIIHRFQNMKTCR; this is translated from the exons ATGGCAAATCTTCCAACTGATCCTGGATTACGAGCTCCAATTTctgattataatcccaatattCAAGATGAAATTCGAAGACATTATTTACAACAAGGGCCTTGCAAACCAAGAAGTCACAATTTTCCTCCTACTTTCTTTGGAAAACAAAAGCGTTGGTTCAACATTGCATGGTTTGATCAATTTCCTACTTGGCTAGAATATAACATAAGTAAAAATTCTGTGTTTTGTCTATattgctatatttttaaaccaaacaATGGAAAACAAGGTGGCGGTCAAACATTTGTTAGtaaaggtttttcaaattggaAGGACAAAAAAAGATTTATTATTCGTGTAGGAGATCACAATAGTGATCATTATCAAAGTTACAAGAAGTGTGAAGATTTAATGAATGAAAAACAACAAATTCAACATATATTTTCgaagaagaataacaatgaTCTAAATAGTTACTATGTTCGATTAACTGCATCGGTTGACAGTATTCGATTTCTTCTACGACAAGGTCTTGCATTTCGTGGTCATGATGAGTCCCAAAATTCTACTAATCAAGGTAACTTTCTTGAACTTTTAACTTTTTTGGTTGATCATAATGAAGAAATTAGAGCTGTTGCTTTGAAGAATGCTCCTGAAAATCTTAAATTGACTTCACCAAAGATTCAAAAGGATATTGTAAATGCAT ctataaaagagcaaatggtcgTAATGTTTCGTTACGTGGACAAGAAAGGGTATGTAATTGAACGATTCATTGGGATTGAACATGTTCCAAATACTACAGTTGTCTCACTAAAAATAGCAATTGATAAGCTATTTTCAAAGCATGGGTTGAGCATATCTAGATTACGTGGTCAAGAGTATGATGGAGCTAGCAACATGAGTGGAGAGTTTAACGGTTTAAAGAGTATTATCATGAAGAAAATTGAATGTGCTTTCTTTGTCCATTGCTTTGCTCATCAGTTACAGTTAGCGCTCATGGGTGTGGCCAAAAAGCATGATTTAATAG gTACTTTTCTCACTGTGGTATCAAATGTGGTGAATATTGTTGGAGCTTCATCTATGCGTCGCGACATTCTTCGAGAAAAACAAGCTGCCAAAGTCATTGAAGCATTAAAAAGTGGACAACTTTCAAGTGGAAAAGGCCTAAATCAAGATAATGGGATTAAACGTCCATGTGAGACACGTTGGGGATCACATTTTCGTACTTTGGTAAGCTTTACTATCATGTTTTCATCTATTACTGATGTGCTTGAGGAGATTGCAAATGATAGTTTGAATAGTGACCAAAAGTATGAAGCATCTATCATGTTACAAGTGGTGCAAACATATGATTTTGTATTTAGCTTGAATTCGGTGAAGAATATACTTGGAATTACAAATGAGTTGTCACAAGTCTTAGAAAGAGGTGATCAAGATATTGTAAATGCCATGGATTTAGTTAGAGTATGCAAGAAACAATTACAAATGATGAGAGATAATGGATGGAATTCTCTAATGGAAGAAGTGTCTGATTTCTGTGTTGAGATGAACATTGATGTTCTTAATATGGATAATATGTATTGTGCTCAAGGAAAATCACGACCCAAGGCTCCAAAGCTTACAAATTTTCACTTCTTTCGTATTGATTATTTCAATACTGTGATAGATTTACAACTACAAGAGTTAAATAGTCGTTTCAATGAGGCTAACACTGAGTTGTTGCTTTGTTTGGCATGTTTGTCTCCCAATAATTCATTTTCTGCTTTTGACAAGGGAAAGTTAATTCGTCTTGCTCAACTTTATCCACATGATTTTTCTACAACAGATTTAAAGATGTTAGAGTGTCAACTTCAAACTTATGTTGAAGATATCCGTTCTCATGTTGCATTTTTAGAATTGAAAGGAATTGCTGATCTTTCTAAGAGACTA TATTTGCTTATTAAATTGGCACTAACACTTCCAGTTGCAACAGCTTTAGTAGAAAGAGCATTCTCAGCTATGAACATTGTGAAAAATCAAATGCGCAACAAAATGGGAGATCAATGGTTGAATGACAGTTTGACAGTACATCTCGAAAAGGATGTATTCAATGCTATTGACAACGAGCTTATCATTCATCGTTTTCAAAACATGAAAACTTGTCGATGA